Proteins from a genomic interval of Scomber scombrus chromosome 11, fScoSco1.1, whole genome shotgun sequence:
- the LOC133990810 gene encoding GRAM domain-containing protein 2B-like: MSLKNRRFSLDSSVNLDGAGLLGPRRGSNGKKSRQTVDEARQEIQELNQSLNANISLREQTIAEESLDRSDGLITSNNFLKQNKSFHKLFQDIPEADYLTHSFTCALQKEVLYHGKLYLSENHLCFYSSVLLKDTKVVILRSSIQNVKKHNSALSKLSVQTADGDKYSFVSLRNREMCYRRLQPAPSPIQNGSANSSPRPSSAENEADQEVLSSHSSFEDSVDHRLSRMNSIDLDNSFQQLSSEAPTRCNSALPSSPTNEDNRGVSVSWIWRITERVAPFFFLQEISNLSVLFHIYVMLMVLLLLVSGYIGLRIIALEERLNSLGAMTELSLQHRE, translated from the exons ATGAGTTTGAAGAACAGGAGATTCTCACTGGACAGCTCTGT CAATCTGGATGGAGCCGGACTCCTCGGCCCTCGCAGAGGCAGCAATGGTAAGAAATCAAGACAGACTGTGGATGAGGCCCGACAGGAGATCCAGGAGCTAAATCAAAGCCTGAACGCTAACATATCCCTCAG GGAGCAGACCATAGCAGAGGAGAGTCTCGATCGATCAGATGGCCTTATCACCAGTAAT AACTTCCTGAAGCAAAATAAATCCTTCCACAAACTGTTTCAAGATATTCCTGAGGCGGATTACCTGACACATT CTTTCACCTGTGCCTTGCAGAAGGAGGTGCTGTATCATGGAAAACTCTATCTTTCGGAGAACCATTTGTGTTTCTACTCATCTGTGCTGCTCAAAGACACCAAG GTGGTGATCCTAAGGTCCAGCATCCAGAACGTGAAAAAACATAACTCGGCTTTGTCCAAGTTGTCAGTTCAAACAGCTGATGGAGACAAG TATTCATTTGTGTCTTTGAGGAACCGAGAGATGTGTTACAGACGCCTCCAACCTGCTCCCTCACCCATACAG AACGGGAGTGCCAACAGCAGCCCTCGCCCCTCTTCAGCAGAGAACGAAGCTGACCAAGAAGTG CTCTCCAGTCATTCCAGTTTTGAGGACAGTGTAGATCATCGTCTGAGCAGAATGAACAGCATTGATCTTGACAATAGTTTTCAACAGCTGTCCAGTGAAG CTCCCACAAGATGCAATTCAGCTCTTCCTAGCAGCCCAACAAATGAAGACAACAGAGGTGTGT CTGTATCATGGATTTGGAGGATAACTGAGAGGGTTGCACCATTCTTCTTCCTCCAAGAAATAAGCAATCTCAGCGTTCTCTTCCACATCTACGTGATGCT AATGGTGTTGCTCCTGTTGGTGTCTGGATACATCGGGCTGAGGATCATCGCACTGGAGGAGCGGCTAAACTCTTTGGGAGCCATGACTGAGTTGTCCTTGCAGCACAGAGAGtga
- the LOC133990911 gene encoding alpha/beta hydrolase domain-containing protein 17A-like isoform X2 codes for MNGLSIRELCCLFCCPPCPSRIAAKLAFLPPEPTYALLPDPDPGSGAGPASVSGSGAALPSLGAPGLRSRLGAGSGGGTSASGSGGSSVSEGRWKLHLTERAEFQYSQRELDVTDVFLTRSNRGNRVGCMYIRCAPNARFTVLFSHGNAVDLGQMSSFYIGLGTRINCNIFSYDYSGYGVSTGKPSEKNLYADIDAAWHALRSRYGISPENIILYGQSIGTVPTVDLASRFECAAVVLHSPLTSGMRVAFPDTKKTYCFDAFPNIEKVSKIPSPVLIIHGTEDEVIDFSHGLALFERCPKAVEPLWVEGAGHNDIELYSQYLERLRRFINQDLAAQHA; via the exons ATGAACGGTCTGTCCATACGAGAGCTATGCTGCCTGTTCTGCTGCCCCCCTTGCCCCAGCCGCATTGCAGCCAAACTGGCTTTCCTCCCTCCAGAGCCCACCTACGCCCTTCTCCCTGACCCAGATCCAGGTTCTGGAGCTGGACCTGCGTCTGTGTCCGGCTCTGGGGCAGCCCTGCCTTCCCTTGGAGCTCCAGGACTACGTTCCCGGTTGGGTGCTGGTAGTGGAG gtggtACTAGCGCCAGCGGCAGTGGTGGCAGTAGTGTAAGCGAGGGCAGGTGGAAGCTGCATCtcacagagagagcagagttCCAGTATTCACAGAGAGAGCTGGATGTGACTGATGTATTCCTGACCAGGTCTAACCGAGGGAACAGGGTTGGATGCATGTACATTCGCTGTGCCCCCAATgccag GTTCACAGTGTTGTTTTCCCACGGTAATGCAGTAGACCTGGGCCAGATGAGCAGCTTCTACATCGGCTTAGGCACACGCATCAACTGCAACATCTTCTCATATGATTACTCAGGCTATGGTGTTAGCACTGGCAAGCCGTCTGAGAAGAACCTTTATGCTGACATTGATGCTGCCTGGCATGCCTTGCGTTCTCG gtacGGCATCAGCCCTGAAAATATCATCCTGTATGGGCAGAGCATCGGCACAGTCCCCACAGTGGACCTGGCATCACGGTTTGAGTGTGCTGCTGTGGTCCTGCACTCTCCTCTCACCTCTGGCATGAGAGTGGCTTTCCCTGACACCAAGAAAACATACTGCTTTGATGCTTTCCCTAA CATAGAGAAGGTGTCAAAGATCCCGTCTCCGGTACTCATCATCCACGGTACAGAGGACGAGGTGATCGACTTCTCTCACGGCCTCGCCCTGTTCGAGCGCTGTCCCAAGGCCGTGGAGCCCCTCTGGGTGGAGGGAGCAGGTCACAACGATATTGAGCTTTACAGTCAGTACCTGGAGAGGCTACGGCGCTTCATCAACCAGGACCTGGCTGCACAGCATGCctga
- the LOC133990911 gene encoding alpha/beta hydrolase domain-containing protein 17A-like isoform X1, with amino-acid sequence MNGLSIRELCCLFCCPPCPSRIAAKLAFLPPEPTYALLPDPDPGSGAGPASVSGSGAALPSLGAPGLRSRLGAGSGGDRGGGGGGGGGGGGGGGGGGGGGGGEGGGGGGGGGGGAGGAGAGAGGGGTSASGSGGSSVSEGRWKLHLTERAEFQYSQRELDVTDVFLTRSNRGNRVGCMYIRCAPNARFTVLFSHGNAVDLGQMSSFYIGLGTRINCNIFSYDYSGYGVSTGKPSEKNLYADIDAAWHALRSRYGISPENIILYGQSIGTVPTVDLASRFECAAVVLHSPLTSGMRVAFPDTKKTYCFDAFPNIEKVSKIPSPVLIIHGTEDEVIDFSHGLALFERCPKAVEPLWVEGAGHNDIELYSQYLERLRRFINQDLAAQHA; translated from the exons ATGAACGGTCTGTCCATACGAGAGCTATGCTGCCTGTTCTGCTGCCCCCCTTGCCCCAGCCGCATTGCAGCCAAACTGGCTTTCCTCCCTCCAGAGCCCACCTACGCCCTTCTCCCTGACCCAGATCCAGGTTCTGGAGCTGGACCTGCGTCTGTGTCCGGCTCTGGGGCAGCCCTGCCTTCCCTTGGAGCTCCAGGACTACGTTCCCGGTTGGGTGCTGGTAGTGGAGGTgacagaggaggtggaggtggaggtggaggaggaggtggaggaggaggtggaggtggaggaggaggtggtggtggcgaaggaggaggaggaggaggaggaggaggaggtggtgcaggtggtgcaggtgcaggtgcaggtggaggtggtACTAGCGCCAGCGGCAGTGGTGGCAGTAGTGTAAGCGAGGGCAGGTGGAAGCTGCATCtcacagagagagcagagttCCAGTATTCACAGAGAGAGCTGGATGTGACTGATGTATTCCTGACCAGGTCTAACCGAGGGAACAGGGTTGGATGCATGTACATTCGCTGTGCCCCCAATgccag GTTCACAGTGTTGTTTTCCCACGGTAATGCAGTAGACCTGGGCCAGATGAGCAGCTTCTACATCGGCTTAGGCACACGCATCAACTGCAACATCTTCTCATATGATTACTCAGGCTATGGTGTTAGCACTGGCAAGCCGTCTGAGAAGAACCTTTATGCTGACATTGATGCTGCCTGGCATGCCTTGCGTTCTCG gtacGGCATCAGCCCTGAAAATATCATCCTGTATGGGCAGAGCATCGGCACAGTCCCCACAGTGGACCTGGCATCACGGTTTGAGTGTGCTGCTGTGGTCCTGCACTCTCCTCTCACCTCTGGCATGAGAGTGGCTTTCCCTGACACCAAGAAAACATACTGCTTTGATGCTTTCCCTAA CATAGAGAAGGTGTCAAAGATCCCGTCTCCGGTACTCATCATCCACGGTACAGAGGACGAGGTGATCGACTTCTCTCACGGCCTCGCCCTGTTCGAGCGCTGTCCCAAGGCCGTGGAGCCCCTCTGGGTGGAGGGAGCAGGTCACAACGATATTGAGCTTTACAGTCAGTACCTGGAGAGGCTACGGCGCTTCATCAACCAGGACCTGGCTGCACAGCATGCctga